In Phycisphaerae bacterium RAS2, the DNA window GGCGGCCGCCTCGCTGCCCCCCGGCGAAATGCTCGCGCGCACCCGCCGCGCCATCAGCCAGTTCACACGCAATCACCCGCTGGTGGATGACATCACTCTGCTGGCAGCAAGATTGGAATGAAAGAGAAGACGCGAGATTTGAGCTTTGAGCTCTTTGATTAGAGACTATTAAAGATTTGAGATTTGAGATTAAAGGTTTGAGGTTTGAGATTTCAGCTTACCGCTGCGGACTTCAAATCAACCCGCCAGAAGCTCCGCCCCGCGTTCGCCGAGCACACCGCGCAGCTTCGCGAAGGCCTTCAGCTCGATCTGCCGCACGCGCTCCTTGCTCAAGCCCATTTCGCGGCCGATCTCCTCGAGCGTGCGACCGCCCGCCGCACCACCCAGGCCGAAGTGATTCACAACGATCTCGCGCTCGCGATCATCCAGCGAACGCAGGCACCGCGACACGGCCGACCGCACATCGACGTCGGCAGGCTCGAATTCGCTCGCCTCGACGGCCCGATCGTCCCGCGTGGCGGAGAGCATCTCCTCGTGGCCGGTCTGGAATCGCCCGCTGTGCGAAAGCTCGTCGGGGATTGACCGGGCATAGCCCCGCATGATCGCCCACGAGCCGTAGGTGCTGAACCGGAACCCCCGCGCGTAATCAAACTTCTCCACGGCGCGCATGAGTGCCAGATTCCCGTCGCTGACCAGCTCAAAGAGCGTCGCGCCGGGATGCGAATACAGATGCTTCTTGGCAATGCTGACTACCAGGCGCAGGTTTGCGCGAATGATACGGTTCTTCAGCTCGCTCGCCGCGTGCGATTCGGCATCCAGCGCCGCGAGCAACGTCGTGACCCGCCGGAAGTTCGCCGCCGTCACCGTGCCCATCGCCGTGGCCGCCTGCCGCGCGCGCTCCGCGCGATGCTGGTGGTAATTCATCCGGCGGAATAGCAGCCGCTCCTCGTCGCGACCCAGCAGCGGCGTGCGATACAGTTCCTTCAGATACGCCGGCAGTTCGGCGGGGATGCGAAGCTCGGCTTCGTCCGACGTGTCCGGCTCGATCGCCTCGGCCAGAATCTCGCGCTCGGCCGCCGGTGCGTCGAAACTCTCGTTGTACACGTAATCAATCGGCGACTCGCGCAACGCATCGACCCGCGCCTGCGCGATCAACCGGCGAATCTCCGCCTCGCTGCGATCAAACCGCACTGCCAGGCTGCGAACATCTTCACCGGCCTCCAGCGCCTCCAGCACGACCGCGGCCTCGCTGATCGTCTGCGCCTGCTCCCGCCCGTCGAACAGCGACTCATCGGGATTCTGCTTGTCCCACCGGCGCAGGGTGTAGCGGATCGTCTCAATCGCGCGGCCGGTCTCTTCGGCCAGCATCTGCGTCACGATGTGCAGCGAGCACTTTTGCGTCGCAACCAACTCGCGCGCCCGGGCCACGATGTGGTCGCGCTCGTCGGCGCGCATCAACTGAAACGTCGCGCCGCGGCGCACCAGGTCGCCATGCCGCGCCACGAATCGCTGCACCGCCCGACCATCGAACGCCAGCCGGGCGCGCTCGCCCATCTGATACCAGAACCCGCACAGACCGCGCTTCCGCCAGCGGCTGATGGTCTTGGTCGAAACGCGCAGCCGCTGCGCGAGGGCGTCGCTGTCATAAAGCGGGCCGACCGCCGCCTCGCTCGGCAGCGGATTGCTCTCGGTCAGGAGATCCATCAACTCGATGAGATCGCTTACCAGATCGCGACCGCCCAGAACGCTATCCGGGCCGCGCCGCGGGCGATAGCCGGTGATATGGAAGCAGACCAGCGCGTACGGGTAATCCGTATCGGGATCAATGAGATCGATGAGGTGCGCAATGCCTTCGAGCTGTCGTGGGCGCAACCGGGCCGGCGAAAGCAGCAACTCTCTGCCGAGCTGACCAACTTCAGGATGGGAGAATCGCGCCATGGCGTCTTACTTCCCGAGAGCGAGGCTGGCTCACAACGCTGCGAGGCAAACGGCAGGCTACGAAGCGCCGGCTTCCGACCGCGCCGTGGAGGGTTGGCGCGCGGCCTGATCGGCTGATACTTCCACACATAATTATCGCCCGTCCCAGCCGGAAAGTCAATCCAACCGGGCCGGAAAAATCATCCGCCCAAATGCGCAACATCCAAGCGCAAAGCCCTTTATACGTTTTCGACTCACTCGGCGGTCGCCCCCTGCTCCCGGACCGCCACTACGCCTTCAGGGTTGCATCGCGCCCCGCCCCGGAATCCGGGTCGATATGTAAAAGCCCGACCTTCACGGTGGGAAAAGCAGGAGCGAACCATGAGCCCGCAGCAGATTGCCGAATACCTCAAACAAAGCCGGTCCATCCGCGGGTGGTTCTGGCCTGCGGCGGCCTACCTGTTCGGTCTGATCGAGGATCATCAGCATCGATCGGGGGTGGCCGGCGACTTTTTCGAAATCGGGGCCTTCCACGGCAAGAGCACGCTTCTATTAGCTCATATGGCGCGAAACCGGGGCCAGACTTTGGGCGTGTGCGATCTCTTCGGGGCCGATGACGAAGCCCATGCCCTGGCCGGCGGCGGTTTCTATCCGACCTTCCATTCGAATCTTTCCGACGCGTTCGACTCGCTGGATTTTCTTCGCGTCTTCATCAAGCCGTCGAACAGGCTGACCCCCACAGACACCACCTTGGATTGCCGGTTCTTTCACATCGACGGCGATCACGAGGCTGAATCCGTCGCGAGCGATCTGGCGGTCGCCGCGAGCGCGGTGAACGAACGCGGCGTGGTGATCGTGGACGACATTTACAATTTCGCGTGGCCCGGCGTGGCGGAAGGGTTCTTTCGGTTCATGACGAATCAACCTGGCGAGCTCTCGCCGATCGCGATGGGGTTCAACAAGCTGGTGCTTTGTCGGCCGGCGGCGCGGGCGTTGTACGAATCGCTCTTTGATGACGCGGCCGCTCCGTGGCGGTTTGTTCCGCGCGGGCCGACGAGCCTGAAGACGCTGGACTTGTGCGGCTGGAAGACTCGCGTCTTTCATGTGCCCAGTTACCGCAGTCCCGATCCGCTGCGCACAACCCTGACGATGCTCTACCAGCACGCGCCGCGGTTGAGCGATCGCGTTTCGCGCCTGGTGCGCTACCACGCCCGCGCCGGGGCCGCATCCTAGCCCCGTAGGGTGGGCACCGCCCACCAAGATCACCGATCCGAAAGAAAAGCGGGCCACACCCACCCTACACGGAAAAAATACAAAGGCTCTTGTCGTCGCACGAGATGAGCCGCAGGTTGAACCGGTCGGCGATCCACGCCATCGTGCGCGGCGAATAAAAACAGACATGCGTCGGGTCGCGCGCGTACCACCAACCGGTCACGGCGGCGGAGCCGGGGTGAAACAACGTTGACACAATCAGGTGGCCTCCGGCCCGAACGCTTTTCACGGTCTCCGCGACATCGGCGATTCCGCCGCAGAAATGTTCAAAGGTCTCGACGGCGAACACGGCGTCGAACGGCTGCGACCGATCCGCATCCGGCGCGAAGAACGGGTCATAACCCCTCGCCTCGCATCCGCGACGGCGCAGCAACTCAATGAGCACCGGCCGGTCGCCCGGGCCGCAGCCGAAGTCCAGCACACGTCGCGGCGGCGCAGCGCGGCCCGCGCCGACGCCCGGCAGCGCCTCCCATGCCGCGATCATCGCCTCGAATCGCCGGACGTATTCGGTGTTGTCAAGCGTGTTCTGATGATTCAGGTACCGCTCGCGCTGGGCCGCGGCTGAAGGGTGACACGTTCGCGGCACCCACAACAATTCACAGACCGGGCAGGCGTGCATCGGCCGCCCGAAGACCACCCCCAAATGCCTTCCTTGCGCGCCGCACATCGGGCAGAACTCGCGATCTACGTTTGTCTCTTTCACGCCAATTCCCGCCCCTGCCGCCGACTCAAACGACCCCCGAAACCCCGTTGCTCGATTTCGCCGAAATTCTTGTGAGTTGTCTTACTCTCTCCCGGCAACATTCGCACCGGGTTCGCATTACAACGGAACCCGATGATTCCGGGCAGCATCTGGTCGGTTCAAATATAAGCGCCCGTCTTACCGGACGTTACCAATCAACAATATTTTGATGAAGAAATGATTGACCCCTACAATATGTTGTGGTACGTTCCCGTCCCGCCCTCAAGTGGGCATCATGGACCTTCCGAAATAGTCCGAGTGCCCCCGAGCGGGCAGCTCCCGGAGTTGAGGCTTCAAAATGCCCTCATGCTTCGCTGGCGTTGTGTCGTGCCCGGCCGGTCGATCTGATCGGTCGGGATTCCCGCGGACCCGGGCGGGTGGGCGTCGTGTCCCCGGGCGAATCGTCGTCTATCTCTGAACATTGTTTTCAACGGCCCTTTTTTTGCATTGGTGCGCTCATGCTGCCTGCTTCGATGGAACGAACTGTCCGACGCGACACGGAAGTCGCCCCCACGCGCTACGGCGCCTTCGGCCTGACGAAGAACGCGCTCACTGTTCTGGAGGCGCGCTATCTTGAAAAGGACGAATCCGGCAAGTGCACCGAAACCCCCGACGACCTCTTCGATCGGGTCGCCAGGACCATGGCTGACATCGAGGCCCGCTACGGCGGCGACGCAAAGACCTGCAGCGAGTGGAAGACCCGCTTCATGTCGCTGATGACCAGCCGCCGATTCATGCCCAACAGCCCGACACTGATGAACGCCGGTCGCTCCATGGGCATGTTGAGCGCCTGCTTTGTTCTGCCGGTGCCCGATTCGATCGACGGCATCTTTGACTCGATCAAGCACACGGCGCTGATTCAAAAGGCCGGCGGCGGCACGGGTTTCGCCTTCGACGAGCTGCGGCCGACCGGGGACTACATCAAGTCGAGCGGCGGCACGACCAGCGGCCCGATCTCCTTCTGGCGCGCTTTCAGCGAGGCGACCAACGCGATCCAGCAGGGCGCGTTCCGCCGTGGCGCCAACATGGGCATGATGTACATCCATCATCCCGACATCCTCAAGTTCCTGCACGCCAAGCAGGACCTGGGCCAGTTTACCAATTACAACATCTCGGTGAAGGTCACCGACGAATGGATGGACGCGTTCCTCAAGAACGCCGACACGCCGCACGTCGTTCGCAACCCGCGCACAAAGCAGGAGTACGTCCTGCCGCGAAACCTCGCCATCGGCGAATACACGATCAAAGACCTCGTCCCGGTCGCGGACTACGACGGCAAGGCTGCGGTTTACACGCGGCGCGAAATCTGGGACATCATTGTCCGCCACGCCTGGCAGACCGGCGAGCCGGGCGTCGTCTTCATCGACCGCATCAACGAGGCCAACCCGACGCCGCACGTCGGCCGCATCGAGGCGACCAACCCCTGCGGCGAGCAGCCGCTGCTGCCGTACGAGGCTTGCAACCTGGGCAGCATCAACCTCGGACTGTTTGTCGTGGACGAGGGCACGGCGGCGGCGCGCGTCGACTGGGACGGTCTCCGTGAGACGATTCACGATTCGGTGCGCTTCCTCGACAACGTGATCGACGCGAACAATTACCCGCTGGAACAGATCCACGACGCCTGCATGGGCAATCGCAAGATCGGCCTGGGCGTGATGGGCTTCGCCGATGCGCTGTACAAGCTGGGCGTGGCTTACAACTCCGAAGACGGCGTGGCGTGGGGCGAGCGATTCATGAAGTTCGTGAACGACGAGTCGCACAACTATTCGGAGAAACTGGCCCGCGAGCGCGGCAGCTTCCCGAACTGGCCTGACAGCACGTGGGACAAGAACGCCCACCGCCCGATGCGCAACAGTTGTGCCACGACGGTGGCGCCGACGGGCACGATCAGCATCATCGCCGACTGCTCGGGCGGCGTGGAGCCGATGTTCAGCCTCGCCTTCTTCCGCAACGTGCTGAAGGGGCAGGTGCAGGGTAAGGCGCCGATGGTCGAGACGAACGAGACGTTTGAGCGCGTCGCGCGACAGCGCGGATTCTATAGCGAGGGACTGATGGAACAGATCGCCACGGAGGGCACCCTCGCCCATTTAGACGGCATCCCCGAGGACGTGAAGCGCGTCTTCGTCTGTGCCCATGACATCGAGCCGCACTGGCACATCCGGATGCAGGCGGCGTTTCAGAAGCACTGCGATTCGTCGATCAGCAAGACGATCAACTTCTCGCACGACGCCGACGCGGACGACGTCGATCGCATCTACCGCATGGCGTACGAACTGGATTGCAAGGGCGTCACCGTCTATCGCGACGGTTGTCGCTCCAGCCAGCCGATGGCCCTGAAGGACTCCGAGAAGAAGCACAAGGAAATGACCGCCGGCAAGGCGAACGGAAACGGCAACGGAAACGGGCACTCGGACCACCACGACGAACTGGATGAGAACGCGCCGGCCGCCGAGGTGCTGCCGACCGAACTTCCGCGAATCACCACGGCGACGAATCTGTTCGGCGAGCGGATCACCGAAGTGAAGAAGCCCGTGACGCCGCCGCTGAACCCGAAGGAGCCGCCGGCCATCACCAGCGGCATTCGCATCCGCCAGCAGACGCCGTTCGGCAACATGCACATTCAGATTACGGTCGATCCGATCGAGCAGCGCGAGCTGGAAGTCTTCGCGCAGCTCGGCAAGGGCGGCGATCTCGCGACCAGCGACCTCGAAGCCATCTGCCGCATGATCAGCTTGTGGCTGCGGGCCGGCGGCACGCTGAACCACGTCATCAAGCAACTGTCGGGCATCGGCTCATCGCTGCAGATCGCCACGCGACACGGTCGCATCATGTCGCTGCCCGACGGCCTGGCCCAGGCGCTCAAGCGATACATTCGCGCGAAGGAGCGGCACGGTCTGAAGGCGATTCTCATCGGCGATGTCGATCCGGCGGAGATCGAGAGCGAGCCGGCCGTCGCGGTGCCGCCCGTCGGCGACACGACGCTGACCGGCGCCAACCGTCTCGCCGAGCCGGAGGCCAGGCCGCTGCGACCCGATCGCAACCTCTTCGGCGTGAAGTGTCCGGAATGCGGCAGCCGGCTCGACATGGGCGAGGGCTGCACGAAATGCCACGGATGTGGTTATTCGCAGTGTTGATCGGCCGCGAGTTGAATGGCCGAGCCGCGATCCTTGACGTCGCTTTACGATGTCAAGGGCAATCGTCAGGGAGCGGGTTCATTCGGATACGCTTTGTTAGCGAGGTGAGTTTTTTCAGGAACAGGGGGGTTGTAAATCGCAAGGATGCGAAAGCCTGCCTTTCGTGACCTGTCAATCAGGAGTCGATTGAAGCACGGCTTCTTTCCCCTCCGGAAAGCGCCGCGGTTTCCCAAGTGGACCGCGACGCTTTCTTTGTTTTTACGCCACGCGCGAACGCCCCGGCCAGGCCCGACCGGGGCCTGATTGCCCAACGCCCTCCTCTGCATCACGGCGAAGCGCCTCACCGATGGCAGCGTGCTTTGCGTCAACTGGGCCGACACGGCCCGGCTCTGAATGAAGCTGCAACGGCGGCGACTCATCCAATTGTTCGATTATCATGCGGCGCATGAAACCGTGTGCGACGGAATCTGCCACGCCACCCGAACGGCGAACCAGTGGCGCGGCCATCCTCGCGCTGCTCGCCATCCTCGCGCTGGGCCTGTGGATCGAAGTCCGACGCATTCCGGCCGTGTACGACGCGCAGCGCGTGCTGCCGGGCGACCCGGACGACATCATGCGCCTGTATCGCGTGCGGCAGATCGTCGGCGGCGCGCGGTCATTCATCCGCCACGAGCCGCGAGTCAATTATCCGAGCGGAATCGAACTGCATTGGACCGCGCCGGCCGATTACTTGCTCGCCATCCCCACGGTCCTGCTCAAGCCGCTGATCCGGCATCCCGACCCGGTCGCCCTGGTGATGGTGTGGATCTCGCCGGCGATGGGCATCGCGTACCTCGTCTTGATGTTCGCGCTGGTCCGCGCGCTGGCGGCAAACAGCGCGGCGGCCGGCCTTCTTGCGGCGCTCGCGACCGCGGTCAGCCCGGCATTTCACCGCGCGTTTCAACTTGGTCACGCCGACCACCAGTGCGCCTTGGAGTTGCTGGCCTTGCTCTCCGTCTATTTGTTGTTCGTGCGGCGCAGGGCCGCAGCGGCCGGTGCGGCGATCGGGCTAACGATCTGGATCGCGCCGCAGGCGATGGCCGCGTGGCTGGCGATCTTCGCGGGCCTGCTGGTCGACACCGCGCGCCGCCGCGCGTTCTCCTCCGCGGCGCTGGCGGTCGTCCTGTTGGGTTACCTCGTCGAGAACGCGCCGAATCACCTGGCGCGCCTGCATGTTGACAAGGTCAGCCTATTTCATGTCGCCCTCTTCGCGCTCGCGTGGCTCGCGCCGTCTACTTTGCGATCTACCTCCGCAACACCTTCACATGAACACCCGATTGAGCCTGGCCCGACCCGCGACGCATCCGCCGACACGTTGCTGTCCCGTTTTCTCTTCGCGGCCCTCGC includes these proteins:
- the nrdZ gene encoding Ribonucleoside-diphosphate reductase NrdZ; protein product: MLPASMERTVRRDTEVAPTRYGAFGLTKNALTVLEARYLEKDESGKCTETPDDLFDRVARTMADIEARYGGDAKTCSEWKTRFMSLMTSRRFMPNSPTLMNAGRSMGMLSACFVLPVPDSIDGIFDSIKHTALIQKAGGGTGFAFDELRPTGDYIKSSGGTTSGPISFWRAFSEATNAIQQGAFRRGANMGMMYIHHPDILKFLHAKQDLGQFTNYNISVKVTDEWMDAFLKNADTPHVVRNPRTKQEYVLPRNLAIGEYTIKDLVPVADYDGKAAVYTRREIWDIIVRHAWQTGEPGVVFIDRINEANPTPHVGRIEATNPCGEQPLLPYEACNLGSINLGLFVVDEGTAAARVDWDGLRETIHDSVRFLDNVIDANNYPLEQIHDACMGNRKIGLGVMGFADALYKLGVAYNSEDGVAWGERFMKFVNDESHNYSEKLARERGSFPNWPDSTWDKNAHRPMRNSCATTVAPTGTISIIADCSGGVEPMFSLAFFRNVLKGQVQGKAPMVETNETFERVARQRGFYSEGLMEQIATEGTLAHLDGIPEDVKRVFVCAHDIEPHWHIRMQAAFQKHCDSSISKTINFSHDADADDVDRIYRMAYELDCKGVTVYRDGCRSSQPMALKDSEKKHKEMTAGKANGNGNGNGHSDHHDELDENAPAAEVLPTELPRITTATNLFGERITEVKKPVTPPLNPKEPPAITSGIRIRQQTPFGNMHIQITVDPIEQRELEVFAQLGKGGDLATSDLEAICRMISLWLRAGGTLNHVIKQLSGIGSSLQIATRHGRIMSLPDGLAQALKRYIRAKERHGLKAILIGDVDPAEIESEPAVAVPPVGDTTLTGANRLAEPEARPLRPDRNLFGVKCPECGSRLDMGEGCTKCHGCGYSQC
- the hrdA gene encoding RNA polymerase principal sigma factor HrdA, producing the protein MARFSHPEVGQLGRELLLSPARLRPRQLEGIAHLIDLIDPDTDYPYALVCFHITGYRPRRGPDSVLGGRDLVSDLIELMDLLTESNPLPSEAAVGPLYDSDALAQRLRVSTKTISRWRKRGLCGFWYQMGERARLAFDGRAVQRFVARHGDLVRRGATFQLMRADERDHIVARARELVATQKCSLHIVTQMLAEETGRAIETIRYTLRRWDKQNPDESLFDGREQAQTISEAAVVLEALEAGEDVRSLAVRFDRSEAEIRRLIAQARVDALRESPIDYVYNESFDAPAAEREILAEAIEPDTSDEAELRIPAELPAYLKELYRTPLLGRDEERLLFRRMNYHQHRAERARQAATAMGTVTAANFRRVTTLLAALDAESHAASELKNRIIRANLRLVVSIAKKHLYSHPGATLFELVSDGNLALMRAVEKFDYARGFRFSTYGSWAIMRGYARSIPDELSHSGRFQTGHEEMLSATRDDRAVEASEFEPADVDVRSAVSRCLRSLDDREREIVVNHFGLGGAAGGRTLEEIGREMGLSKERVRQIELKAFAKLRGVLGERGAELLAG
- the ubiG gene encoding Ubiquinone biosynthesis O-methyltransferase: MCGAQGRHLGVVFGRPMHACPVCELLWVPRTCHPSAAAQRERYLNHQNTLDNTEYVRRFEAMIAAWEALPGVGAGRAAPPRRVLDFGCGPGDRPVLIELLRRRGCEARGYDPFFAPDADRSQPFDAVFAVETFEHFCGGIADVAETVKSVRAGGHLIVSTLFHPGSAAVTGWWYARDPTHVCFYSPRTMAWIADRFNLRLISCDDKSLCIFSV